The Cyanobacteriota bacterium genomic sequence GAATATCAGCCGGAGGAGGCACAATCTGGCCATCCACCTGATGGAAGCAACTCCTTTCTCCAGTATGGCAGGCAACATTGCCTACTTGCTCCACAGTGATTAACAACGCATCACTATCACAGTCGTAGCGTAGGTTGTGAACCTTTTGTAGATGTCCTGATGTGGCCCCTTTATGCCATAACTCTTTGCGAGAGCGACTCCAGAACCAAGTTTCACCTGTTTCCAGGGTTTTTTGCAAGGATTCTCGATTCATCCATGCCATCATCAGCACTGTGCCATCCAAATAGTCTTGAACGATGGCAGGTACCAAGCCCTGATGATCGTAATGAATAGCATCAAGGGGAACAGCAGTCGTAAG encodes the following:
- the hisIE gene encoding bifunctional phosphoribosyl-AMP cyclohydrolase/phosphoribosyl-ATP diphosphatase HisIE, producing MPNVNELTTAVPLDAIHYDHQGLVPAIVQDYLDGTVLMMAWMNRESLQKTLETGETWFWSRSRKELWHKGATSGHLQKVHNLRYDCDSDALLITVEQVGNVACHTGERSCFHQVDGQIVPPPADILSQVFQVICDRREHPTPTSYTCQLLAGGDNKILKKIGEEAAEVVMACKDNDPDAIAAEVADLFYHTLVALAHHKVDIKAVYRQLHDRR